In Gammaproteobacteria bacterium, a single window of DNA contains:
- a CDS encoding ATP-binding protein, with the protein MQTIPPEQCRARMRVDNPWWEGTPPQTDSFYRNLRPRAYFRRFAQLLATEGVRRAIVLMGPRRVGKTVLLQHAIQELLEKGASPHAIACLSLDQPLYANLSIETLVGHLRKAGGLQGIPAFLFLDEIQYLPDWERHLKAFVDSHPQIRCVASGSAAAALRLKSIESGAGRFTDFLLPPLTFYEYLELQDLGGMVRPVSDQGMGECDDIEQLNEHFIRYINIGGYPEAVFSETIRQDVGRYIRSDIIDKVLLRDLPSLYGIQDIQELNNLFMTLAWNTAQEISLDELSRNSGVTKPTIKRYLEYLQAAFLIKTVHRIDRNARRFKRANFFKVYLTNPSMRCALFGPVGGEALDMGVLSETAVFSQWFHQNQELHYARWSQGEVDIVGLDSRQRPAWCVEVKWSDGALAQRRLRSSLKSFLQKHPGLPSVFTTRTETGKLDLGQGRQADCIPTSVYCYMLGFNIIGGALRDRRPAMS; encoded by the coding sequence ATGCAAACCATCCCCCCGGAACAGTGCCGGGCGCGCATGCGCGTTGACAACCCCTGGTGGGAAGGCACCCCGCCCCAAACCGACTCGTTCTACCGCAACCTGCGCCCCCGCGCCTATTTCCGGCGCTTCGCCCAACTGCTGGCGACCGAGGGTGTGCGCCGCGCCATCGTGCTGATGGGGCCGCGCCGCGTCGGCAAGACCGTCCTGTTGCAACACGCGATCCAGGAACTCCTGGAAAAAGGCGCCTCCCCGCACGCCATCGCCTGCCTGTCCCTGGACCAACCCTTGTACGCCAACCTGTCTATCGAAACCCTCGTCGGGCATCTGCGCAAGGCCGGCGGATTGCAGGGGATTCCGGCCTTCCTCTTCCTCGACGAGATCCAGTACCTGCCGGACTGGGAGCGCCACCTCAAGGCATTCGTGGATTCTCACCCGCAAATCCGCTGCGTCGCCTCCGGCTCGGCGGCGGCGGCGTTGCGCTTGAAAAGCATCGAATCGGGCGCCGGGCGCTTCACCGATTTCCTGCTGCCGCCGCTGACCTTTTATGAATACCTGGAACTGCAAGACCTGGGAGGAATGGTGCGACCGGTCAGTGACCAGGGCATGGGAGAATGCGACGACATCGAACAACTCAACGAACACTTTATCCGTTATATCAACATCGGCGGCTACCCCGAGGCCGTCTTTTCCGAAACCATCCGGCAAGACGTGGGCCGCTACATCCGCAGCGACATCATAGACAAAGTGTTGCTGCGCGACCTGCCCAGCCTGTATGGCATCCAGGACATCCAGGAACTCAACAACCTGTTCATGACCCTCGCCTGGAACACCGCCCAGGAAATATCGCTGGACGAACTGTCCCGAAACTCCGGCGTCACCAAACCCACGATCAAGCGCTACCTGGAATATCTGCAGGCCGCTTTCCTCATCAAGACCGTCCACCGCATAGACCGCAATGCCCGGCGCTTCAAACGCGCCAACTTCTTCAAGGTCTATCTCACCAACCCCTCAATGCGTTGCGCCCTATTCGGCCCGGTCGGCGGGGAGGCCCTGGATATGGGCGTCCTGTCCGAGACCGCCGTCTTCTCGCAATGGTTCCACCAAAACCAGGAACTCCACTACGCGCGCTGGTCCCAGGGCGAAGTGGACATCGTCGGCCTGGACAGTCGGCAACGTCCCGCATGGTGCGTGGAAGTCAAATGGTCCGACGGCGCCCTCGCCCAGCGGAGACTACGCAGTTCCCTAAAGTCCTTTCTCCAAAAACACCCTGGCCTGCCCAGCGTATTCACAACACGCACCGAAACCGGCAAACTCGACCTGGGACAGGGGCGGCAGGCAGACTGTATCCCCACCAGCGTATATTGCTACATGCTCGGGTTTAACATCATCGGCGGCGCCTTGCGAGACCGGCGCCCGGCCATGAGCTGA